A window of the Gossypium hirsutum isolate 1008001.06 chromosome A03, Gossypium_hirsutum_v2.1, whole genome shotgun sequence genome harbors these coding sequences:
- the LOC107948612 gene encoding non-specific lipid transfer protein GPI-anchored 31 encodes MKRTLTPTPFSFSLYRRVCPHASPLINSPHFHHPLPPAFSFHFFHKSPIFLLPKTLRPITHLTMVASKFCFAFSLAILSILAVDAAQHHALAPSPSSPVDCSSLILNMADCLSFVSSGSKTSKPEGTCCSGLKTVLKAGPQCLCEAFKSSASLGVTLNVTKAMTLPAACKVSAPSATQCALSLSPTGAPGMAPSAIAGAPAAFSGGANEAAPAPSPGSSGSQVVSASMGSLILGFIIMLTSMY; translated from the exons ATGAAGAGAACCTTGACACCTACACCCTTCTCCTTTTCATTGTACCGACGAGTGTGCCCACATGCCTCTCCTCTAATAAATTCCCCCCACTTCCACCATCCACTTCCCCCcgccttttcttttcatttcttccaCAAATCTCCCATTTTTCTTCTCCCTAAGACGCTTCGCCCCATAACCCATCTAACAATGGTGGCCTCAAAATTCTGTTTTGCTTTTTCTCTTGCTATTCTTTCAATCTTGGCCGTTGATGCTGCCCAACACCATGCTCTGGCGCCCTCTCCTTCTTCCCCCGTGGACTGCTCCTCTCTGATTCTCAACATGGCGGATTGTTTGTCCTTTGTGTCGAGCGGGAGCAAAACGTCGAAGCCGGAAGGAACCTGTTGTTCTGGCTTGAAAACTGTGTTGAAAGCTGGACCCCAATGCTTGTGTGAGGCTTTTAAGAGCAGTGCTTCTCTGGGTGTCACTTTGAATGTCACCAAGGCCATGACTTTGCCTGCTGCTTGCAAAGTCTCTGCTCCTTCTGCCACTCAATGTGCAT TGTCTCTCAGTCCTACTGGTGCACCAG GTATGGCACCGTCAGCAATAGCAGGTGCGCCGGcagcattctcaggaggagcaaATGAGGCAGCACCGGCACCATCTCCCGGCAGCTCAGGCTCTCAAGTTGTTTCTGCTTCAATGGGATCTCTTATCTTAGGCTTCATAATTATGTTAACCTCTATGTACTAG
- the LOC107940751 gene encoding sulfate transporter 1.3, with the protein MAKNVSDEHGFKGVETISSSSSCQSSSSPRSSPYVHEVGVPLKQNLLKEIAAAVKETLFADDPLRHFKDQPSSKKFILGLQAIFPILEWGKHYNLSKFKGDLIAGLTIASLCIPQDIGYAKLANLEPQYGLYSSFVPPLVYAFMGSSRDIAIGPVAVVSLLLGSLLQDEIDSSANPVGYRHLAFTATFFAGLTQFILGFFRLGFLIDFLSHAAIVGFMGGTAVTIALQQLKGLLGIKKFTKDTDIVSVMSSVFSSARHGWNWHTILIGISFLIFLSVTKYIGKKQKKFFWVPAIAPLISVIISTVTVYATRADKHGVEIVKNIRKGINPPSVKEIFFSGQYAGKGFKIGVVSGMIALTEAVAIGRTFASMKDYQLDGNKEMIALGTMNIVGSMTSCYVATGSFSRSAVNYMSGCETAVSNIVMACVVLLTLALITPLFEYTPNAILASIIISAVVGLVDIEAVTLIWKIDKFDFIACMGAFFGVVFSSVEVGLVIAVSISFAKILLQVTRPRTAILGKVPRTATVYRNIQQYPDATKVSGILIVRVDSAIYFSNSNYVKERILRWLADEEEHVKENSQPRFQYLIIEMGPVTDIDTSGIHALEELFRALQKRDIKLVLANPGPVVVDKLHASKFQELIGEGRIFLTVADAVRICYSKMELEP; encoded by the exons ATGGCTAAGAATGTGAGTGATGAGCATGGCTTCAAGGGTGTGGAAACGATTAGTAGTTCGTCGTCGTGTCAGAGTTCGTCGTCCCCTCGGAGTTCGCCGTATGTTCACGAAGTGGGAGTGCCTCTGAAGCAAAACCTGTTAAAAGAAATTGCAGCAGCTGTGAAGGAAACTTTATTTGCAGATGATCCTTTGCGACATTTCAAGGATCAACCGAGCTCAAAAAAGTTTATTCTGGGCCTTCAAGCAATATTTCCTATATTAGAATGGGGAAAACACTATAATCTTTCTAAATTCAAAGGCGACTTGATTGCTGGACTTACTATTGCAAGTCTTTGCATTCCACAG GACATTGGATATGCAAAGCTTGCCAATTTGGAACCCCAATATGGACTAT ATAGTAGCTTTGTTCCACCTCTGGTATATGCATTCATGGGAAGCTCACGGGATATCGCTATCGGACCGGTGGCAGTGGTGTCTCTTTTGCTTGGTAGTCTCCTGCAGGATGAAATCGACTCTTCTGCTAATCCGGTCGGTTACCGTCACCTTGCATTCACGGCTACTTTCTTTGCTGGCCTCACTCAGTTCATACTCGGATTTTtcag GTTGGGATTCTTGATAGACTTCCTATCTCATGCCGCCATAGTTGGGTTTATGGGGGGTACTGCAGTCACCATTGCACTTCAACAACTTAAAGGTCTActtggaataaaaaaatttacaaaggaCACCGATATTGTCTCTGTCATGAGTTCAGTATTTAGTTCAGCACGTCATGGT TGGAATTGGCACACTATACTAATAGGAATCTCCTTTTTGATCTTCCTCTCGGTTACAAAATACATT GGGAAAAAGCAAAAGAAATTCTTTTGGGTGCCAGCCATTGCTCCATTGATCTCTGTCATCATCTCCACCGTTACAGTGTATGCCACAAGAGCCGACAAGCATGGGGTTGAGATC GTGAAAAATATCAGAAAGGGGATCAATCCACCATCTGTGAAAGAAATATTTTTCTCCGGACAGTATGCTGGCAAAGGTTTCAAGATCGGTGTCGTGTCGGGTATGATAGCATTGACG GAAGCTGTTGCAATTGGAAGAACATTTGCTTCCATGAAAGACTACCAGTTGGATGGTAACAAAGAAATGATAGCATTAGGAACCATGAACATTGTTGGTTCAATGACATCTTGCTATGTCGCCACAG GGTCCTTCTCTCGGTCAGCAGTAAATTACATGTCTGGTTGTGAAACAGCTGTTTCTAACATAGTGATGGCCTGCGTTGTGCTGTTGACATTAGCGCTCATCACACCGCTGTTCGAGTACACCCCAAATGCAATACTTGCTTCCATTATCATATCAGCAGTGGTTGGATTAGTAGACATTGAGGCAGTGACTCTAATATGGAAGATCGATAAATTCGATTTCATTGCTTGTATGGGAGCCTTCTTTGGTGTTGTTTTCTCTTCCGTTGAGGTCGGCCTTGTAATTGCA GTTTCGATATCATTTGCAAAGATCCTATTACAAGTTACAAGACCTCGGACAGCAATTCTTGGAAAGGTACCAAGGACTGCTACTGTTTATAGGAACATCCAGCAATATCCAGATGCAACAAAAGTGTCAGGGATTCTCATTGTTAGAGTTGATTCTGCAATTTATTTTTCCAACTCCAACTATGTAAAAGAAAG GATTTTGAGATGGCTGGCTGACGAAGAAGAACATGTGAAAGAAAATTCCCAACCCAGATTTCAGTATTTGATTATTGAAATGGGCC CTGTTACTGACATCGACACTAGTGGGATTCATGCCCTTGAAGAGTTGTTCAGAGCTCTTCAAAAGAGGGATATTAAG CTGGTATTAGCAAATCCAGGGCCAGTAGTGGTTGATAAGCTCCATGCTTCAAAGTTTCAAGAGTTGATAGGTGAGGGAAGGATCTTCCTCACTGTGGCTGATGCTGTACGGATATGTTATTCGAAAATGGAATTAGAACCCTAA